A window from Kovacikia minuta CCNUW1 encodes these proteins:
- a CDS encoding ABC transporter permease, with protein sequence MKRILAQCVKELVQFRRDRLTLALAFLLPLLTLFIFGFAIRLESKNIPLVVQDFDRSKLSNTYIERLFATNQFQPVRWSGNDPARDALDQGIAKAVVIIPPDFSRRIKSSKATTVQVLVDGTDANNARVIRNSIQATTNFFLQSAGLQQNNQNNNQNQSDTDSATNQILNRNSQNSPASDNSNFANRFSDPQSQPNPTGAALNRINPNQSSQTVTHSGDVQIQPVAGNTGLVGTVTAHVRLWFNPGRKESLYIVPGVYAVVLWIFPSLLSAIAMVREKEKGTILQVYASSLTATELLLGKALAYIIVGLCIALIVIGLGSLIFQVELAGDPTPLLLGIPIYLSASVMFGLLIGVRSSNQNSAVQAVSLVGFLTAFLLSGFIYPLSNIPFHLSLVPNIIPARYFIIVTRDAFVRGIGWAGVWFDILMIIVLALLCFNVARRVLSRMQLPD encoded by the coding sequence ATGAAAAGAATTTTGGCTCAGTGTGTAAAAGAGTTAGTGCAGTTTCGGCGCGATCGCCTGACGCTTGCCCTTGCTTTTTTGTTGCCCTTGTTGACGCTATTTATTTTTGGATTTGCGATTCGGTTAGAGTCAAAAAATATTCCCTTGGTGGTGCAGGATTTCGATCGCAGTAAACTCAGTAATACCTACATTGAACGGTTGTTCGCAACCAACCAATTTCAACCGGTACGCTGGTCTGGAAACGACCCTGCCCGTGATGCATTAGATCAGGGAATTGCCAAAGCCGTGGTAATTATTCCGCCGGATTTCAGCCGTCGGATTAAATCCAGTAAGGCAACGACTGTACAGGTGTTAGTCGATGGCACGGATGCAAATAATGCCCGGGTGATTCGAAACAGTATTCAGGCAACGACGAACTTTTTTCTACAGAGTGCTGGACTCCAACAAAATAATCAGAATAATAATCAGAATCAATCCGACACAGACAGCGCAACCAATCAGATTTTGAATCGCAATTCACAGAACTCGCCTGCCTCGGACAATTCAAATTTTGCTAATCGTTTCAGCGACCCTCAAAGCCAACCCAACCCAACCGGTGCAGCTCTAAATCGCATCAATCCCAATCAGTCATCTCAAACTGTCACCCATTCTGGTGATGTCCAGATTCAGCCTGTGGCAGGTAACACAGGTTTAGTTGGAACGGTAACTGCCCATGTCCGCCTCTGGTTTAATCCGGGACGAAAGGAATCCCTTTACATTGTGCCCGGTGTGTATGCGGTTGTGTTATGGATTTTTCCATCCCTGCTGTCTGCGATCGCAATGGTGCGCGAAAAAGAAAAGGGTACGATTCTGCAAGTCTATGCTTCTAGTCTCACCGCCACCGAACTATTGCTAGGAAAAGCCCTTGCCTATATCATTGTTGGCCTGTGTATTGCCTTAATCGTAATTGGTTTAGGATCGCTCATCTTTCAGGTTGAATTGGCAGGAGACCCGACCCCATTGCTACTTGGGATACCCATTTATCTAAGTGCTTCGGTTATGTTTGGGTTGCTGATTGGGGTGCGCAGCAGCAATCAGAATTCCGCAGTTCAAGCCGTTTCCCTGGTCGGTTTCCTGACTGCCTTTCTACTCTCTGGCTTCATCTACCCCCTCAGCAACATCCCCTTTCACCTTTCCCTCGTTCCCAACATCATTCCCGCACGCTACTTCATCATCGTCACCCGGGATGCCTTTGTTCGGGGCATTGGTTGGGCAGGCGTCTGGTTCGACATCCTGATGATTATTGTGCTGGCACTCCTGTGTTTCAACGTTGCCCGTCGAGTGCTGAGTCGAATGCAACTGCCAGACTAA
- a CDS encoding ABC transporter permease, translating into MKPLLTFLKSFFNSRFWALARKEINQILRNKQLIILLVIPPTVQLLLYGFALNPDVHNLKLGVVDYANVPESRELVSALTENRVFVVQDYPTSERSLSRQVEEGKLTVGVVIPPEFQRKITQGEAAEIQVFVDGVDANTAGIANGYITQIVQNYNRRLSNTSTQTVVKPEVIFFYNPGLTSSWFFVPGVMGLVLTLIASLVSAITVVKEKDTGTLEQLLMTPAEPWEILVAKIVPLFVLLVGDVLLALTLGRLVFGLPFRGNFFLFMALSGLYLFVGISIGIMLATISKSQQQVVLTAFFINLPLIQTSGAIAPIETMPVFFQILSLFNPLRHYIAIVRGIILKGVGLEVLWVHALALAAFAVILMTISVNKFRSQLS; encoded by the coding sequence ATGAAACCCCTCCTTACTTTCCTCAAATCCTTCTTCAACAGTCGCTTTTGGGCATTGGCAAGAAAGGAAATCAATCAGATTTTACGCAATAAGCAACTGATTATTCTGCTGGTAATTCCGCCTACGGTACAACTGTTGTTATATGGATTTGCCCTGAATCCAGATGTCCACAATTTGAAGCTGGGCGTAGTGGATTATGCCAACGTGCCCGAAAGCCGGGAATTGGTATCGGCTTTAACGGAAAATCGCGTTTTTGTTGTTCAGGATTATCCCACCAGCGAACGAAGTTTGAGCCGTCAGGTGGAAGAAGGGAAGCTGACGGTGGGTGTAGTTATTCCACCTGAATTTCAACGGAAAATAACTCAGGGTGAGGCTGCTGAAATTCAAGTATTCGTGGATGGAGTAGATGCGAACACCGCTGGGATTGCCAACGGTTATATCACGCAAATTGTGCAGAACTATAATCGTAGGTTGTCAAATACATCAACGCAGACTGTAGTGAAGCCTGAGGTCATTTTCTTTTACAATCCGGGACTGACCAGTAGCTGGTTTTTTGTGCCGGGGGTTATGGGGTTGGTTTTAACCCTGATTGCTTCGTTGGTGTCAGCCATTACGGTCGTCAAGGAGAAGGACACAGGCACCCTGGAACAGTTGCTAATGACCCCTGCCGAACCCTGGGAAATTTTAGTTGCCAAAATTGTCCCCCTATTTGTTTTGTTAGTTGGGGATGTTTTGCTGGCGTTGACCTTGGGGCGGCTCGTTTTTGGGCTACCGTTTCGGGGTAACTTTTTCCTCTTTATGGCGCTTTCAGGGCTATATTTATTCGTCGGAATTAGTATTGGCATTATGCTGGCAACGATTTCGAAATCGCAACAACAAGTGGTGTTGACTGCGTTTTTTATCAACCTACCGCTGATTCAAACTTCTGGGGCGATCGCGCCGATCGAAACCATGCCTGTATTCTTCCAAATCCTCTCCCTCTTCAACCCCCTGCGCCATTACATTGCCATTGTGCGCGGTATTATCCTTAAAGGGGTTGGACTGGAAGTGCTATGGGTTCACGCTCTGGCTTTAGCCGCATTCGCTGTCATTTTAATGACCATCAGCGTCAACAAGTTTCGGAGCCAATTGAGCTAG
- a CDS encoding amino acid ABC transporter substrate-binding protein: MTNLNRYALVKNSALLLSSFVLTAAMLAPVRAETVLERVTRTGVMNAGTRVDALPFAYIDKDGVWKGYSIDMMELIKTRLEQETGRKIQMKLARVTVGDRVNRIGKGEIDIVCGATSLNLRNIFEIDFSVGYFVTGTQLLKKKNQPPVSTGRWVIGVIPNTTNQLFIRERFPIATPVAIRNRSEGVAALQSGRIDAFASDGILLAGLMQAQPNREEFELVPAKPLTFEEYACILPKEDTQFRTLVNDTLVGFMQGVLNDREQEVAIFDKWFGPKGIAPINRQPILDYFQQVVSNRQQEPPVRE; encoded by the coding sequence ATGACAAATCTAAACCGGTATGCCCTTGTGAAAAACAGTGCATTGCTCCTTTCAAGTTTTGTGTTGACTGCTGCCATGCTTGCTCCTGTACGGGCAGAAACCGTTTTAGAACGGGTCACTCGTACAGGCGTGATGAATGCAGGAACAAGGGTCGATGCCCTTCCGTTTGCCTATATTGATAAAGATGGAGTCTGGAAGGGCTACTCCATTGACATGATGGAGTTGATTAAAACACGCCTGGAACAGGAAACGGGGCGAAAGATCCAGATGAAACTGGCAAGAGTGACCGTGGGCGATCGGGTTAACCGCATTGGGAAAGGCGAGATTGACATCGTTTGTGGCGCAACCAGCTTAAATTTGAGAAACATTTTCGAGATTGATTTTTCTGTTGGTTACTTCGTAACCGGGACGCAGCTCTTAAAGAAAAAGAACCAGCCGCCCGTCAGCACCGGACGTTGGGTGATTGGCGTGATTCCAAATACAACCAATCAACTTTTTATTCGGGAACGGTTCCCGATCGCAACCCCTGTCGCGATTCGCAATCGGAGTGAGGGAGTTGCCGCGCTACAAAGCGGTCGCATTGATGCCTTCGCCAGTGACGGGATTTTGCTGGCAGGTTTAATGCAAGCCCAACCCAACCGCGAAGAATTTGAATTAGTTCCCGCTAAACCGCTTACCTTTGAAGAGTACGCCTGCATTTTGCCCAAAGAAGATACTCAGTTTCGAACCCTGGTCAATGACACCCTGGTCGGGTTTATGCAGGGAGTCTTGAACGATCGCGAACAGGAAGTTGCCATTTTCGACAAATGGTTTGGACCAAAAGGAATTGCTCCAATTAATCGACAACCGATTCTGGATTATTTTCAGCAAGTGGTCTCCAATAGACAGCAGGAACCGCCCGTTAGAGAATAG
- the ggt gene encoding gamma-glutamyltransferase produces the protein MNFFRPLKYLSISFVFCLTILPQVSPGLQAFPYLDRGKRGMVTSAHPLASAAGLTMLQRGGNAVDAAVATTLAISVVEPFSAGIGGGGFLLLRLGQSGELKALDFRERAPLAATRTMFLDAQGKVRPRASVDGYLAAATPGTIAGLYEVHRLYGKLAWKDVVAPAIQLAKAGFPVSGQLATVIARRDLLRQNPAGRQIFTRDGTPLQPGETLVQRDLARTLETIAQNPQSFYTGTIAAAIAKDMAANNGLIRLKDLQTYRPIWREPVCGNFRATRVCSMPPPSSGGVHLLQILNLIGDKDLKAMGWHNPDALHWIVEAMKIAYADRSQYLGDPDFVDVPVKALISPIYANQRRQEIDPQKARPSNQVKPADPKILQSLLGKSEPQTLARPIATPTRESPDTSHLNVVDETGTAVSLTFTINLEFGAGVVVPGTGILLNNEMDDFAIAPDVPNAFGLVGRDANAIAPGKTPLSSMTPTIVTENGQLRLVAGSPGGSTIITTVLQVVLNVLVYDMDARRAVAAPRLHHQWLPDQLRVEKWGFDPLTLDNLRQRGHPIKEQNSWGNAHAIVRTSDGWLEGASDPRGEGAAYGY, from the coding sequence ATGAACTTCTTCCGCCCACTCAAATATCTATCAATCTCCTTTGTCTTCTGCCTGACCATTCTGCCCCAGGTCAGTCCAGGATTACAGGCATTCCCCTACCTCGATCGCGGCAAACGTGGCATGGTGACTTCTGCCCATCCTTTGGCAAGTGCTGCGGGGCTAACCATGTTACAGAGGGGCGGTAATGCGGTTGATGCCGCAGTTGCCACCACACTGGCAATTTCGGTAGTCGAACCATTCTCAGCGGGCATTGGGGGAGGCGGTTTTTTGCTCCTGCGGTTGGGGCAAAGTGGTGAGCTGAAAGCCCTGGATTTCCGGGAACGGGCACCCCTGGCAGCAACCCGCACGATGTTTTTAGACGCGCAAGGAAAAGTACGCCCCCGTGCCAGTGTGGATGGCTACCTGGCAGCGGCAACTCCCGGCACGATCGCAGGGTTGTATGAGGTGCATCGCCTGTATGGCAAGCTTGCCTGGAAGGATGTGGTTGCACCTGCCATTCAGCTGGCAAAAGCAGGATTCCCCGTGAGTGGACAGCTCGCGACGGTGATCGCCCGCCGGGACCTGTTGCGTCAGAATCCAGCGGGCAGGCAAATCTTTACCCGCGATGGCACTCCCCTGCAACCAGGAGAAACCCTGGTGCAACGGGACTTAGCACGAACCCTGGAGACGATCGCCCAAAATCCCCAGAGCTTTTACACGGGCACCATTGCCGCTGCGATCGCCAAAGACATGGCTGCCAACAATGGATTGATTCGCCTCAAGGATCTGCAAACCTACCGTCCAATCTGGCGTGAACCCGTTTGCGGCAACTTTCGCGCGACCCGCGTCTGCTCAATGCCCCCTCCCTCCTCTGGTGGGGTACATCTGCTCCAGATCCTCAACCTGATTGGGGATAAGGATCTGAAAGCAATGGGGTGGCACAATCCTGATGCGCTGCACTGGATCGTTGAAGCAATGAAAATTGCTTACGCCGATCGATCTCAGTACCTGGGCGATCCGGATTTTGTTGATGTTCCGGTTAAGGCATTAATCAGCCCTATTTATGCCAATCAGCGGCGACAGGAAATTGACCCTCAGAAAGCCCGTCCTTCTAACCAGGTCAAACCCGCCGATCCAAAAATTCTGCAATCATTGCTTGGAAAATCTGAACCGCAAACGCTGGCCCGCCCAATCGCCACCCCAACCAGGGAATCTCCCGATACCAGCCACTTAAATGTGGTAGACGAAACTGGAACTGCGGTTAGCCTCACGTTTACCATCAACCTAGAATTTGGGGCAGGTGTGGTGGTGCCCGGTACAGGAATACTGTTGAACAACGAAATGGATGATTTCGCGATCGCCCCTGATGTTCCCAATGCCTTTGGACTGGTGGGACGCGATGCCAACGCGATCGCCCCTGGCAAAACCCCCCTTTCCAGCATGACTCCAACCATTGTCACTGAGAACGGACAGCTACGGTTAGTAGCAGGTTCCCCTGGGGGCAGCACCATTATTACCACCGTGTTGCAAGTCGTATTGAACGTGCTGGTTTACGACATGGACGCCCGTCGTGCGGTCGCCGCCCCCCGTCTGCACCATCAGTGGCTTCCCGATCAGCTAAGGGTAGAGAAATGGGGATTTGATCCACTCACCCTGGACAATCTGCGGCAACGCGGACATCCAATCAAAGAACAGAATTCCTGGGGCAATGCCCATGCGATCGTGCGTACATCCGATGGCTGGTTAGAAGGAGCTTCTGACCCACGCGGAGAAGGAGCCGCCTATGGATATTAA
- a CDS encoding carotenoid oxygenase family protein has protein sequence MLTTLQPSHPLSWPKAILPPAKEFGPTSLKVLSGAIPAGLRGSLYRNGPARLERGGQTVGHWFDGDGGILGLHFTEVGATGIYRYVQTEGYQAEEAAGRYLFSGYGMLPPGPIWNRFTKDLKNAANTSVLALPDKLLALWEGGEPHALDLDSLNTLGLDDLGGIAGLPYSAHPKRDPQTGAIFNFGVSLGKNGTLNVYRSDASGKICQKGAIALNGLPLIHDFVLAGSYLVFCISPVRLNALPLLVKLKSFSDALEWHPEKGTEVIVIDRETLTMVSRFETDPWYQWHFGNGYSLADGSVVLEMVRYEDFQTNRRLKEIITGEIQTGAIATLWQLRFDPKSGKVIEIQQILDRSCEFPVVNPNQVGQPSRFTYLNLHRKAADIRKDHFGAIARFDHQTETLTEADLGENRYPMEPIYAPDAHNPDQGWILTVVYDGNTDSSEAWIYNAAYLDNEPVCRLALPVVVPLGFHGTWKPA, from the coding sequence ATGCTGACCACCCTTCAGCCCAGCCACCCCTTAAGTTGGCCAAAGGCAATCCTGCCACCCGCCAAAGAGTTTGGTCCCACTTCCCTTAAAGTTCTTTCTGGAGCTATTCCTGCTGGATTACGAGGTTCACTCTACCGCAATGGTCCTGCCCGATTGGAGCGAGGCGGGCAAACTGTTGGGCACTGGTTTGATGGCGATGGGGGCATTTTGGGACTGCACTTTACTGAGGTTGGAGCCACAGGCATCTACCGCTACGTTCAAACAGAAGGCTACCAGGCTGAGGAAGCAGCAGGGCGATACCTGTTTAGTGGTTACGGTATGTTGCCGCCCGGACCGATCTGGAATCGGTTCACCAAAGACCTCAAAAATGCTGCCAACACCTCCGTGCTGGCTTTACCCGACAAACTGCTGGCACTGTGGGAAGGGGGCGAACCCCATGCCTTGGATCTGGATAGCTTAAACACCCTGGGCTTAGACGACCTGGGGGGTATAGCAGGATTACCCTACTCTGCCCACCCCAAGCGCGACCCCCAGACGGGCGCGATTTTTAACTTTGGGGTTAGCCTTGGCAAGAACGGTACGCTCAATGTATACCGCAGTGATGCCAGCGGTAAAATCTGTCAAAAAGGTGCGATCGCCCTCAACGGTCTGCCCCTGATCCACGACTTTGTGTTGGCGGGCAGCTATCTCGTCTTCTGCATCTCCCCTGTCAGGCTGAATGCATTGCCCCTTCTGGTCAAGCTGAAAAGCTTCAGTGATGCGCTAGAGTGGCATCCGGAAAAGGGAACCGAAGTGATAGTGATCGATCGTGAAACCCTAACAATGGTCAGCCGCTTTGAAACCGATCCCTGGTACCAGTGGCACTTCGGCAATGGCTATTCATTGGCAGATGGTTCTGTCGTTCTGGAAATGGTGCGCTATGAAGACTTCCAGACCAACCGCCGGTTAAAGGAAATCATTACTGGGGAAATTCAGACTGGCGCGATCGCCACCCTCTGGCAACTCCGCTTTGACCCCAAATCGGGTAAGGTAATCGAAATCCAACAAATTCTCGATCGCAGTTGTGAATTTCCAGTGGTCAACCCCAACCAGGTTGGGCAACCATCCCGCTTTACCTATCTGAACCTGCATCGGAAAGCAGCAGATATACGCAAGGATCACTTTGGGGCGATCGCTCGCTTCGACCACCAAACCGAAACCCTCACCGAAGCCGACCTGGGTGAAAACCGCTACCCAATGGAACCAATCTACGCTCCCGATGCCCACAATCCTGACCAGGGCTGGATTTTAACCGTTGTTTACGATGGCAACACAGACAGCAGTGAAGCCTGGATTTATAACGCAGCCTATCTAGACAACGAACCCGTTTGCCGATTGGCACTTCCCGTTGTCGTTCCCCTTGGTTTTCATGGCACCTGGAAACCCGCCTGA
- a CDS encoding alpha/beta hydrolase: MSSLIVPFRRILAIAIASSSVLLVAPAAPAAEEVVFRYGIFRQRLAVSELTDFAETGEISPVLQRYLKRANSDPESVRETLTRPIEINHNVLDNALNNPGGDRMLDELGKMIQTPNDENNREALRTALIKATENDNRLTLLEVIQNYPTDEIHLDVKRAIKTYNRLAEYQGPIQQALDGAESLRRILKNQGVNLPNILK; encoded by the coding sequence ATGTCTTCTTTAATCGTTCCGTTTAGGCGCATACTTGCGATCGCGATCGCGTCCAGTAGTGTTTTATTGGTTGCCCCGGCTGCCCCGGCTGCCGAGGAAGTTGTTTTTCGTTATGGCATCTTTCGTCAGCGACTTGCGGTTTCTGAGCTAACCGACTTTGCCGAGACTGGCGAAATTTCGCCAGTTCTTCAACGTTATCTGAAGCGGGCAAATAGTGACCCTGAGTCGGTGCGAGAGACTTTAACACGACCGATCGAGATCAATCACAACGTCCTGGATAATGCGTTGAACAATCCGGGGGGCGATCGAATGTTGGATGAGTTGGGCAAGATGATTCAAACCCCAAACGATGAGAATAATCGTGAAGCCCTACGGACTGCCCTGATTAAAGCCACCGAAAACGATAACAGGTTAACCTTGCTGGAGGTGATTCAAAACTATCCGACGGATGAAATTCATTTAGATGTGAAACGTGCGATCAAAACCTACAACCGTCTTGCTGAATATCAGGGTCCTATTCAACAAGCGCTTGATGGTGCAGAATCTCTCCGCCGGATTTTGAAAAATCAAGGTGTCAACCTGCCCAATATTTTGAAGTAA
- a CDS encoding 2-phosphosulfolactate phosphatase family protein translates to MKLFIFHTPELTPATTVADCAIAIDVLRATSTIVTALAAGAEAVQVFSDLDKLLKVSQDWSPDKRIRAGERGGARVDGFDFGNSPLDCTPERVGGRRLFISTTNGTRALQCVEAAPKVLAAALINRQAVVQYLLEQKPETVWIVGSGWEGAFSLEDTVCAGAIAASLLEGLNCSVEELAGNDEVLGAVALYREWQDNLLGLLHNATHGKRLLRLDCHEDLQYCAQTDLLDVLPIQKTPGLLVKR, encoded by the coding sequence ATGAAGCTGTTTATTTTCCATACCCCCGAACTAACACCAGCAACAACGGTTGCTGACTGTGCAATCGCGATCGATGTATTGCGAGCGACCAGTACCATTGTCACGGCGCTCGCCGCAGGTGCAGAAGCCGTCCAGGTTTTCAGTGATTTGGATAAGCTCCTGAAAGTCAGCCAGGACTGGTCACCGGACAAACGAATTCGTGCAGGTGAGCGAGGCGGTGCACGGGTTGATGGCTTCGACTTTGGCAACTCCCCCCTAGACTGCACCCCAGAACGAGTCGGAGGGCGTCGGTTATTTATTAGCACCACCAATGGAACGAGGGCATTGCAATGTGTTGAGGCAGCCCCTAAAGTTCTGGCAGCAGCACTCATTAACCGCCAAGCCGTCGTGCAATATCTGCTTGAGCAGAAGCCAGAAACAGTGTGGATTGTGGGTTCGGGGTGGGAAGGCGCTTTTTCGCTAGAGGATACGGTTTGTGCTGGGGCGATCGCCGCCAGCCTTTTAGAAGGACTCAACTGCTCCGTGGAAGAACTCGCCGGAAATGACGAGGTACTTGGGGCTGTTGCACTCTACCGGGAGTGGCAAGACAATCTCCTGGGTTTATTGCACAACGCTACTCATGGCAAGCGGCTCCTGCGCCTGGACTGCCACGAAGACCTGCAATACTGTGCTCAGACTGATCTGCTGGATGTTCTGCCGATTCAGAAAACACCCGGACTTTTAGTTAAACGATAA
- a CDS encoding phosphoribulokinase — MTDRSIILGIVGDSAAGKTTLTKGIAQFLGPENVTIICTDDYHRYDRKQRAELGITALHPDCNYLDIMQQHLSLLRAGQPILKPIYNHTTGTFDPPEYIKPNRFVIVEGLLGYSTRGAREAYDVKVYLAPPEDLRAKWKVKRDTQKRGYNEEQVLAEMAKREPDSENFIRPQRQWADLVVTFYPPEGQSGDNGGHLNVRLVLRPNIPHPDLTQVVDPKSQYSNAAIRLGLDRDMSKPVDVLEIDGHATSDQVAELEHFICGDIPHLLNICNRDMNPELGKVTGTTGETLQSYPLALTQLLVAFHMLKATQGH, encoded by the coding sequence ATGACTGACCGCTCCATTATTCTGGGTATCGTTGGCGACAGTGCTGCTGGTAAAACAACCTTAACCAAAGGGATTGCCCAATTTTTGGGACCAGAAAACGTTACCATTATCTGCACCGACGACTACCACCGCTACGATCGCAAACAGCGTGCTGAACTCGGAATTACAGCCCTGCATCCCGATTGCAACTATCTGGATATCATGCAGCAGCACCTATCGCTGCTGCGCGCCGGGCAACCCATTCTGAAGCCTATCTATAACCACACAACTGGAACCTTTGACCCACCCGAATATATTAAGCCCAATCGATTTGTGATCGTAGAGGGTTTGCTCGGTTATTCAACCCGAGGTGCCCGTGAAGCCTACGATGTTAAAGTCTACCTGGCTCCCCCCGAAGACCTGCGCGCAAAGTGGAAGGTCAAGCGGGACACCCAAAAGCGGGGTTACAACGAAGAACAAGTCCTGGCTGAGATGGCAAAGCGGGAACCCGACTCCGAAAATTTTATTCGTCCCCAAAGGCAGTGGGCGGATCTGGTTGTGACCTTCTACCCACCCGAAGGGCAGAGTGGGGATAACGGCGGACACCTCAATGTGCGGCTTGTGCTGAGACCCAATATTCCCCACCCTGACCTGACCCAGGTGGTCGATCCAAAGTCCCAGTATTCAAATGCTGCAATTCGCCTGGGACTCGATCGGGATATGAGCAAGCCAGTCGATGTCCTGGAAATTGATGGTCATGCCACTAGCGATCAAGTTGCGGAGCTAGAGCATTTTATCTGTGGAGACATTCCTCACCTGCTCAACATCTGCAACCGGGATATGAACCCCGAACTGGGTAAGGTGACGGGCACCACGGGAGAAACCCTCCAGAGCTACCCGCTG